One genomic window of Chelonoidis abingdonii isolate Lonesome George chromosome 5, CheloAbing_2.0, whole genome shotgun sequence includes the following:
- the PKD2 gene encoding polycystin-2, with translation MEENTSRERYLKSVLRELITYVIFLVVLCVLTYGMVSSSMYYYTRVMSQLFLETPLSKMEKTNFKTLSTMEDFWKFTEGPLLDGLYWEMWYNNKTMAENKSFIYYENLLLGVPRVRQLKVRNGSCSIPEDLKDEIKECYDVYSVANEDTAPFGLQNGTAWTYTSEQDLNGSSHWGLIASYSGSGYYQDLSRSREETAAQIANLKKHLWLDRGTRAAFIDFSVYNANINLFCIVRLLVEFPATGGLITSWQFQPVKLIHYISTFDFFLAACEVAFCLFTLYYVVEEILEIRIHKLHYFRSLWNCLDILIIVLSIAAIGINIYRRSTVDMLLKKQLEDQNTFPNFEPLAYWQIQFNNIAAVTVFFVWIKLFKFVSFNRTMNQLSTTMSRCAKDVIGFAIMFFIIFLAYAQLAYLVFGTQVDDFSTFQECVFTQFRIILGDFNFTEVEEANRVLGPIYFTTFVFFMFFILLNMFLAIINDTYSEVKSDMAQQKAEMELSDLIKKGYNKAMIKLKLKKTTVDDISENLRQGGGKLNFDELRQDLKGKGHTDAEIEAIFTKYDQDGDQELTEHEHQQMRDDLEKEREDLDLDRSSLPRPMSGRSFPRSLDDSEEDDDEDSGHSSRRRGSSSSGVSYEEFQVLVRRVDRMEHSIGSIVSKIDAVIVKLEAMERAKLKRRDVLGRLLDGVTEDERLGRDNEIHREQMERLVREELERWESDDTASQMSHRLGTPLGLNSQPRSRSSRPSSSQSTEGIDGNGGGNGGSNIHV, from the exons ttCACAGAAGGCCCTTTGCTGGATGGTCTGTACTGGGAGATGTGGTACAACAATAAAACCATGGCAGAAAACAAAAGTTTCATTTATTATGAGAATCTGCTTTTGGGGGTGCCTCGTGTTCGGCAGCTGAAAGTGAGAAATGGGTCATGCTCAATACCTGAGGATTTAAAGGATGAAATTAAAGAATGCTATGACGTTTATTCTGTTGCTAATGAAGATACTGCTCCTTTTGGGCTCCAGAATGGAACAGC TTGGACTTACACCAGTGAACAAGATTTAAATGGGAGCAGCCACTGGGGGTTGATTGCCTCATACAGTGGGTCTGGTTATTATCAGGATCTGTCACGAAGCAGAGAGGAGACAGCTGCACAGATTGCTAACCTTAAGAAACACTTGTGGCTGGATAGAGGGACCAGAGCAGCCTTTATTGATTTCTCTGTGTACAATGCGAACATCAATCTATTCTGTATTGTCAG gTTATTAGTGGAGTTTCCAGCAACTGGAGGCCTCATTACATCTTGGCAGTTTCAGCCAGTGAAGCTTATCCACTACATTTCTACTTTTGATTTCTTCCTGGCAGCCTGTGAAGTGGCCTTTTGTCTCTTCACCCTTTATTATGTTGTAGAAGAGATCTTGGAAATTCGCATCCATAAACTGCATTACTTCAGGAGTCTCTGGAATTGTCTTGATATCCTCATCATTGTG CTATCAATAGCAGCTATAGGAATTAACATATATAGAAGGTCAACAGTGGACATGTTACTGAAGAAGCAGCTGGAAGATCAAAACACTTTCCCCAATTTTGAACCTTTGGCATATTGGCAAATACAGTTCAACAACATTGCTGCTGTCACTGTGTTTTTTGTCTGGATTAAG CTCTTCAAATTTGTCAGCTTCAACAGAACAATGAACCAGTTATCCACCACCATGTCTCGCTGTGCCAAAGATGTCATTGGCTTTGCTattatgtttttcattattttcttagCATATGCTCAGCTGGCTTACCTTGTGTTTGGCACTCAAGTTGATGACTTCAGCACTTTCCAAGAGTGTGT ctttacTCAGTTCCGCATCATTTTGGGAGACTTTAACTTTACAGAGGTTGAAGAAGCAAACAgagttttgggaccaatttatTTCACTACATTTGTGTTCTTTATGTTCTTCATTCTTTTG aacatGTTTTTGGCCATTATCAATGATACTTATTCAGAGGTCAAATCAGATATGGCCCAGCAGAAGGCGGAAATGGAACTGTCTGATCTTATCAAAAAG GGATACAATAAGGCCATGATTAAACTTAAATTGAAAAAAACTACTGTTGATGACATTTCAGAGAACTTGCGACAAGGTGGGGGAAAGTTAAACTTCGATGAACTACGACAGGATCTCAAGGG GAAAGGTCACACGGATGCAGAGATTGAAGCAATATTTACTAAGTATGACCAGGATGGGGATCAGGAATTGACAGAACATGAACATCAGCAAATGAGAGATGATCTAGAGAAAGAGAGG GAGGATCTGGATCTGGACAGGAGCTCTCTACCACGTCCCATGAGTGGTCGAAGCTTCCCTCGCAGTCTGGATGACTCTGAAGAGGACGATGATGAGGACAGTGGACACAGCTCTAGAAGAAGAGGTAGCAGCTCTAGTGGGGTTTCATATGAAGAGTTCCAAGT GTTGGTGAGACGAGTGGATCGCATGGAACATTCCATAGGCAGTATTGTTTCCAAAATTGATGCTGTTATTGTAAAGCTTGAGGCAATGGAGAGGGCCAAACTGAAAAGGAGAGATGTGTTGGGAAGACTGCTAGATGGAGTTACAGAG GATGAAAGATTGGGACGTGACAATGAAATCCACAGGGAACAAATGGAGAGGTTAGTGCGGGAGGAACTAGAGCGTTGGGAATCGGATGACACAGCTTCCCAAATGAGCCACCGCTTGGGAACACCACTTGGACTGAATAGCCAGCCTCGTTCTAGGAGTTCCCGTCCATCCTCCTCTCAGTCAACAGAAGGCATTGATGGAAATGGAGGCGGGAATGGCGGGAGCAACATCCATGTGTAA